The following are from one region of the Polyangiaceae bacterium genome:
- a CDS encoding NAD(P)H-binding protein, with the protein MKTAFVGGATGYTGREVVRQLAEQGVRVVAHVRPDSGRLAEWRERFSAMGAEVSTAAWELGAMTEELTRLCPEVVFALLGTTKKRGATTGDSYESVDYGLSALLLKAAEGSGVAPLFVYLSAAGVSDTAKGGYYGARARVEGLLRDSALSSVIARPSFITGPDRDESRPGERIGATVSDALLTTLSWVGARRLKERYRSTSNVELARALVRAAPTPNEKMLILESEDLRS; encoded by the coding sequence GTGAAGACGGCCTTCGTGGGCGGCGCCACCGGCTACACCGGCCGCGAGGTCGTGCGCCAGCTCGCCGAGCAGGGCGTTCGCGTGGTGGCTCACGTGCGACCCGACTCTGGACGCCTCGCGGAGTGGCGCGAGCGGTTTTCCGCCATGGGGGCGGAAGTGTCCACCGCCGCCTGGGAGCTCGGGGCCATGACCGAAGAGCTCACGCGCCTCTGTCCCGAGGTGGTGTTCGCGCTGCTCGGTACCACGAAGAAGCGCGGCGCGACGACGGGGGACAGCTACGAGAGCGTCGACTACGGCCTCAGCGCGTTGTTGCTGAAAGCCGCCGAGGGGTCGGGGGTCGCGCCGCTGTTCGTGTACCTGTCCGCGGCGGGCGTGAGCGACACGGCGAAGGGCGGTTACTACGGCGCGCGGGCGCGCGTGGAAGGGCTGCTGCGCGACTCGGCGCTCTCGAGCGTGATCGCGCGACCGTCGTTCATTACCGGGCCGGACCGAGACGAGTCGCGCCCTGGGGAGCGTATCGGAGCGACGGTGAGTGACGCCCTGCTCACGACGCTGTCGTGGGTGGGGGCACGACGTCTCAAAGAGCGGTACCGATCGACGAGCAACGTGGAGCTTGCTCGCGCTCTGGTGCGCGCCGCACCAACACCCAATGAAAAAATGCTGATTCTCGAGTCCGAGGATCTCCGCAGCTGA
- a CDS encoding iron-containing redox enzyme family protein → MERKQHWAWPAFQSGLVPAARLHVHLEQEYATYVRDFPIMVARAYVTCPIAAARRELIENVYEEETGGLVAGRPHPELFLDYPRGLGMDLERFEHVELLPGATRYRAYLDDATQQRGWDVAAAVTTLFVEGTRFERGELDPAAERRPEPPLSEHPLVKHYGLPLERLALTKAHRQVEGSHRAAAWRVILEHVPEARQDAVVEGLSGALEAWLDYRDDVARAVGLVRGPSGEIRVTS, encoded by the coding sequence ATGGAACGGAAACAGCACTGGGCGTGGCCGGCGTTTCAGAGTGGGTTGGTGCCGGCGGCGCGCCTACACGTTCACCTCGAGCAAGAGTACGCGACCTACGTGCGCGACTTTCCGATCATGGTGGCGCGCGCCTACGTCACGTGTCCGATTGCCGCGGCTCGCCGCGAGCTGATCGAAAACGTGTACGAAGAGGAGACCGGCGGGCTCGTGGCCGGTCGTCCGCATCCGGAGTTGTTCTTGGACTATCCGCGGGGGCTGGGCATGGATCTGGAGCGTTTCGAGCACGTCGAGCTGCTGCCGGGAGCCACGCGCTACCGGGCCTACCTGGACGACGCCACCCAGCAGCGGGGATGGGACGTGGCCGCTGCCGTAACGACACTCTTCGTCGAAGGCACCCGCTTCGAGCGGGGCGAGCTGGATCCCGCAGCGGAGCGCCGCCCGGAGCCACCCCTGTCCGAGCATCCACTGGTGAAGCACTACGGCCTGCCCCTCGAGCGGCTGGCCCTGACCAAGGCGCACCGTCAGGTGGAGGGCTCGCATCGCGCGGCGGCTTGGCGCGTGATCCTCGAGCATGTCCCCGAGGCGCGGCAAGACGCGGTGGTGGAGGGGCTGTCCGGGGCTCTCGAGGCGTGGCTCGACTACCGCGACGACGTGGCTCGGGCGGTAGGGCTCGTGCGCGGGCCGAGCGGCGAGATCCGGGTGACTTCGTGA
- a CDS encoding class II glutamine amidotransferase has product MARMFGFIGNRADLGARVLALHAPVLRVKASPEEPLGWGIGFYQSGEVLLRRRPVDERDVIDLAEAAENIRTDILVGHVRHPSVGTLRTENTHPFRYRNWLFAQTGTIVGFERLRDRLLASQPEFLSRNIRGDTDSEMFFYLFLSFLHDAGHLNQTHVAPEHVAQALRSSISLVDRLSAEEGHAENRGDILVTNGEHMLAVHRNGTMAYRVLKGRHDVEELLGEEGLRKTRIPSIDSTRFTVIGSELDAIPAGWTAVESPCIVTLTRTDDPHTEPL; this is encoded by the coding sequence ATGGCCCGCATGTTCGGTTTCATCGGTAATCGTGCAGACCTGGGCGCGCGTGTGCTCGCGCTGCACGCACCGGTGCTGCGCGTGAAAGCGTCGCCGGAGGAACCGCTCGGTTGGGGGATTGGTTTCTATCAGTCTGGGGAAGTCCTTCTGCGCCGCCGCCCGGTGGACGAGCGAGACGTGATCGACCTGGCCGAGGCCGCGGAGAACATCCGGACCGACATCCTGGTCGGCCACGTGCGTCATCCGAGCGTGGGCACGCTGAGGACCGAGAACACCCACCCGTTCCGCTACCGCAACTGGCTCTTCGCCCAGACCGGAACCATCGTGGGCTTCGAGCGCCTCCGGGATCGTCTGCTCGCCTCCCAGCCGGAGTTTCTGAGTCGAAACATCCGCGGGGACACGGACAGCGAGATGTTCTTCTACCTGTTCCTGTCGTTCCTGCACGACGCGGGGCATCTGAACCAGACCCACGTCGCCCCGGAGCACGTGGCCCAGGCCCTGCGCAGCAGCATTTCCTTGGTGGATCGCCTGAGCGCCGAGGAAGGCCACGCCGAAAACCGCGGGGACATCCTGGTCACCAACGGCGAGCACATGCTCGCGGTGCACCGCAACGGGACCATGGCCTACCGCGTCCTCAAGGGCCGCCACGACGTCGAGGAGCTGCTCGGCGAAGAGGGCCTGCGCAAGACGCGCATCCCCAGCATCGACAGTACCCGCTTCACCGTGATCGGCTCGGAGCTGGATGCCATTCCGGCGGGCTGGACAGCCGTCGAAAGCCCGTGCATCGTGACGCTCACTCGCACGGATGACCCGCACACGGAGCCGCTCTGA
- a CDS encoding zinc ribbon domain-containing protein: MSNLPHSHACPACGTFVSTGGGRCPSCGALLPEVMGSVPQQVHRGVMARPKPKPKAPVMAILMVSGAVIIVGVFLLWWTLGAGAKPAPSASAAAPPPPAPTDSAAPTSVELSQALTDARRRATSWYRDASLLSIEAAPVAAGKLDDPKASVVVTWGKPTGRLGPGAPVGPARLVVTVTVVGASEKQAQDADKSVGVAEPSCTLDAAWRAAVASGLPSSKALTLSYAHNQKYDRAVWTARAAGGEGDTRTLDGQSCAIMVR; encoded by the coding sequence ATGTCGAACCTTCCGCACTCCCACGCCTGCCCCGCTTGCGGCACCTTCGTCTCCACCGGGGGCGGTCGCTGTCCGTCCTGCGGTGCACTGCTTCCGGAAGTGATGGGCTCGGTTCCACAGCAAGTGCATCGCGGCGTCATGGCGCGTCCCAAGCCGAAGCCAAAGGCCCCGGTGATGGCCATCCTGATGGTCAGCGGCGCCGTGATCATCGTGGGCGTGTTCCTGCTTTGGTGGACGCTGGGCGCCGGCGCGAAGCCCGCGCCCTCGGCCAGCGCCGCCGCGCCGCCGCCGCCGGCCCCGACCGACAGCGCAGCTCCGACGTCCGTGGAGCTGTCTCAGGCGCTCACCGACGCCCGGCGCCGAGCGACCAGCTGGTACCGTGACGCGAGCTTGCTGAGCATCGAAGCCGCGCCCGTAGCCGCCGGCAAGCTCGACGATCCCAAGGCCAGTGTCGTCGTCACCTGGGGCAAACCCACGGGACGCCTCGGTCCCGGTGCTCCCGTCGGCCCCGCCCGCTTGGTCGTCACCGTCACCGTCGTCGGCGCTTCGGAGAAGCAAGCGCAAGACGCGGACAAGAGCGTGGGCGTGGCCGAGCCCAGCTGCACCCTGGACGCCGCCTGGCGCGCCGCCGTCGCGTCGGGGCTCCCGTCGAGCAAGGCGCTGACGCTGAGCTACGCCCACAACCAGAAATACGATCGCGCGGTGTGGACCGCCCGCGCCGCGGGCGGCGAAGGTGACACCCGCACCCTCGACGGCCAGAGCTGCGCCATCATGGTGCGCTGA
- a CDS encoding patatin-like phospholipase family protein, with protein MHKPKVAFVGTGGAARGIAHLGVLKACEELGIYPEIFVGASAGAIVSATYAQGIPLDVLLDGYRLPWKRRHRGPRFHMRTFFGAPKIRDLLDPGYLTSGLFSIDRLERYLRRHLPVNDFRQVDRRLIVTAVDIDRAERVLFGRGYDSETPISRAVAASCCVPGLFRPYEIDGRYHLDGEVARTLSADVAVEAGADVVIISNIYRPAPGGRESRSMARRGPLQVINQSLNIMLTEKERRGVDLYSHVHPRCHFIDVAPDIGRYGYLNRFAARSLVMRGYRAALQALVVAKEQGVFDVPRSAVSGPPN; from the coding sequence ATGCACAAGCCCAAGGTCGCCTTCGTGGGAACCGGGGGGGCCGCACGAGGCATCGCGCATCTCGGAGTGCTCAAGGCCTGCGAGGAGCTCGGCATCTATCCGGAGATCTTCGTCGGCGCCAGCGCCGGCGCGATCGTCAGCGCCACCTACGCCCAGGGCATCCCCCTGGACGTGCTGCTCGATGGCTACCGCCTGCCGTGGAAGCGCCGCCACCGAGGGCCGCGCTTTCACATGCGCACCTTCTTCGGTGCGCCGAAGATTCGAGATCTGCTCGACCCGGGCTACCTCACCAGCGGCCTTTTCTCGATCGATCGTCTGGAGCGCTATCTCCGCCGCCACCTTCCGGTGAACGACTTCCGTCAGGTCGATCGGCGATTGATCGTGACCGCCGTCGACATCGATCGCGCCGAGCGCGTGCTGTTCGGCCGCGGCTACGATTCCGAGACGCCGATCAGTCGCGCCGTCGCCGCTTCGTGCTGCGTGCCCGGGCTGTTTCGACCCTACGAGATCGACGGCCGCTATCACCTCGACGGCGAGGTGGCCCGCACGTTGTCCGCCGACGTCGCCGTGGAAGCCGGCGCCGACGTGGTGATCATCTCCAACATCTACCGGCCCGCTCCCGGGGGCCGTGAGAGCCGCAGCATGGCTCGCCGGGGCCCGCTGCAGGTGATCAACCAGTCGTTGAACATCATGCTCACGGAGAAGGAGCGACGCGGTGTGGATCTGTATTCGCACGTTCATCCGCGCTGTCACTTCATCGACGTGGCGCCGGACATCGGGCGTTACGGCTACTTGAATCGCTTCGCGGCGCGCTCGCTGGTGATGCGCGGCTATCGTGCAGCGCTCCAGGCGCTGGTCGTCGCCAAGGAGCAGGGCGTATTCGACGTCCCGCGCTCCGCCGTCTCCGGTCCCCCGAACTGA
- a CDS encoding 3-oxoacyl-ACP synthase, whose amino-acid sequence MTARVIAYAAVSAQGRGASAVSVGDAGDAPPSRIARDAALERAGLTRPYCARAALPPSKDRGRAVLELVAQDLAADLEAHAVAGRLAVVVGTSSGGMQSLEHAVAGRAVDARAVPYFGPLAALERFHAATRIQVLAACASSTLAIGIALRLLQQGAADLAIAGGYDAVSDFVAAGFEALGATSAEVRSFRLQREGLALGEGAALLALARPEAFPDAPTLGYVTGFGASSDARHVTAPDPDGLGLARAAERALANAGHPPIHVVSAHATGTPHNDGAEARAISRVVSSDAVVHPFKAVVGHCLGAAGALESLAALDALERGVLPAAAGEGSVIPELCARLLSRVERGNPEHALKLSSAFGGANAALVLSNSRGPEPSTPRQVYASPALSVSSPEVDPKLVRIPPERLSRLDALSAWVLAAAVRARPLLSHLDLGGVGVVVATAAATLTIDEDFETRRTRRRAEPRRFPPTSPNVCAGTAAIGLGLGGPSLSVGAGPEPLGEALMVARALIAAGDAGAMIVIAAEDVGDFVRELWRSAGFAPLANGAVVAVLGADPALGRALPADPTELFRGLK is encoded by the coding sequence GTGACGGCGCGGGTCATCGCCTACGCAGCGGTATCGGCCCAGGGCCGCGGCGCTTCGGCCGTCTCCGTGGGCGACGCTGGCGACGCGCCGCCTTCCCGCATCGCCCGCGACGCGGCGCTCGAACGCGCCGGCCTGACACGACCGTACTGCGCGCGTGCGGCGCTGCCACCATCGAAGGATCGCGGCCGCGCGGTGCTGGAGCTCGTGGCGCAGGATCTGGCGGCGGACCTCGAAGCGCACGCCGTCGCGGGCCGCCTCGCCGTCGTGGTCGGCACTTCGTCCGGGGGCATGCAGAGCCTGGAGCACGCGGTCGCGGGGCGCGCCGTGGATGCGCGGGCCGTCCCGTACTTCGGTCCTTTGGCTGCCCTGGAGCGCTTCCACGCGGCGACGCGCATCCAGGTGTTGGCCGCGTGTGCGTCGTCCACTTTGGCCATTGGCATCGCCCTGCGACTGTTGCAGCAGGGCGCGGCGGATCTCGCCATCGCCGGCGGCTACGACGCGGTCAGCGATTTCGTCGCGGCGGGCTTCGAGGCGCTGGGCGCGACCAGCGCCGAGGTCCGGTCGTTTCGCCTTCAGCGGGAGGGCCTGGCGTTGGGCGAAGGCGCGGCGCTCCTGGCCCTGGCGCGGCCGGAAGCGTTCCCCGACGCGCCGACCTTGGGCTACGTGACGGGTTTCGGCGCCAGCTCCGACGCGCGTCACGTGACGGCGCCGGATCCCGATGGCCTCGGCCTCGCGCGGGCCGCCGAGCGCGCGCTGGCAAACGCCGGACACCCTCCGATCCACGTCGTGAGCGCGCACGCCACGGGCACCCCCCACAACGACGGCGCCGAGGCGCGGGCCATCTCCCGCGTGGTCTCGAGCGACGCCGTGGTGCATCCGTTCAAGGCGGTGGTGGGTCATTGTCTCGGCGCCGCCGGCGCGCTCGAGAGCCTGGCGGCTCTCGACGCCCTCGAGCGCGGCGTGCTGCCGGCGGCGGCGGGTGAGGGGAGCGTCATACCGGAGCTGTGCGCGCGGCTCTTGTCCCGCGTGGAGCGGGGCAACCCCGAGCATGCGTTGAAGCTCTCCAGCGCCTTCGGCGGTGCCAACGCCGCGCTGGTGCTTTCCAACTCGCGCGGGCCAGAGCCGTCCACGCCGCGGCAGGTGTACGCCAGCCCGGCGCTGTCCGTGAGCTCGCCGGAGGTCGACCCAAAGCTGGTCCGTATCCCACCGGAGCGCCTCTCGCGCCTCGACGCCCTGAGTGCCTGGGTGCTCGCCGCGGCGGTCCGTGCGCGGCCTCTGCTGTCGCACCTGGACCTCGGCGGCGTGGGCGTGGTGGTCGCGACGGCGGCTGCCACGCTCACGATCGACGAGGACTTCGAGACCCGTCGGACGCGCCGCCGGGCGGAGCCCCGCCGCTTCCCGCCCACGTCCCCCAACGTTTGCGCCGGAACCGCGGCCATCGGGCTGGGACTTGGGGGGCCGTCCCTGTCGGTGGGGGCCGGGCCGGAGCCGCTCGGGGAGGCGCTGATGGTCGCCCGCGCCCTGATCGCCGCGGGGGACGCAGGGGCGATGATCGTCATTGCGGCGGAGGACGTCGGAGATTTCGTCCGGGAGCTGTGGCGTAGCGCGGGCTTTGCGCCGCTCGCGAACGGGGCCGTTGTGGCCGTGCTGGGGGCGGATCCCGCCCTGGGCCGAGCGCTACCCGCGGACCCCACGGAGCTTTTTCGCGGGCTGAAATGA
- a CDS encoding 3-oxoacyl-ACP synthase, producing the protein MTRARIAVTGVGVVSALGADQSSTFSALIAGERGIAPVTLFDVGGQRSRLAAEVRGLSPSDVAPRGQGSEWSRSDALAVLAAREALASAAVPAGQPLHLAVGATTGGMFEAESVLAQMHTAGESDAARRLLSYPLSTSAERVAESVGGVVEQATLCSACSSGANAIVLGAAWLRSGAARRVLVGGTDGLCRLTFAGFNALGATDPEPCRPFDVGRAGLNLGEGAAFLVMELEEEAVARDATVLAWLDGWAVGAEAHHITHPEPGGATAAELIERALRCAGLGPRDLDYVNAHGTATPQNDVAEAAALRRALGEETHRVWVSSSKAQVGHTLGAAGAVEAVFSVLALARGEIPPTVGLEHPDPQADLHYVRHRGKQLSIRSALSSSFGFGGTDSVLVFTHAGAEWRGADPRARRTLVTALSSIGPLGRLRGIDNALLLADAGAAPAELEDPLAALDPARSRRFDQASALATSGAEMVLEGRDGRGVGLVVGSAFGNVERSVHFLERLFERGPRFVSPAEFPHLVPSAPSGNASIYLGLTGPVLGAARLSASAEASVSIACSFLGLGVAEAMVAGGAEPRDTVVDRVLAPLHVDGAGGERPGGAACLLLEANAPEALAEVVLCRELSRATELPDPGEGAVVITTLSAERHDAVLGDGAWAAVPRRALHSGLGRAEASSGYALVAAAALVARGEASEALVLGGMRSAVMATLLRKPGA; encoded by the coding sequence ATGACAAGGGCCCGTATCGCCGTGACGGGGGTCGGTGTGGTCTCCGCGCTGGGCGCCGACCAGAGCTCCACCTTCTCCGCGCTGATTGCCGGGGAGCGTGGCATCGCGCCGGTGACGCTGTTCGACGTGGGCGGACAGCGCAGTCGCTTGGCGGCCGAGGTGCGCGGCCTCTCCCCGAGCGACGTCGCGCCGCGAGGGCAGGGGAGCGAGTGGAGTCGGAGCGACGCGCTGGCGGTCTTGGCGGCGCGCGAGGCGCTGGCCTCGGCCGCGGTGCCCGCGGGGCAGCCGCTCCACTTGGCCGTGGGCGCGACCACCGGTGGGATGTTCGAAGCCGAGAGCGTGCTGGCGCAGATGCACACCGCTGGCGAGAGCGATGCGGCGCGGCGGCTTTTGTCCTATCCGCTGTCGACGTCCGCGGAGCGAGTGGCGGAGAGCGTCGGGGGAGTGGTGGAGCAAGCCACGCTGTGCAGCGCCTGCTCGAGCGGCGCCAACGCCATCGTGCTGGGGGCGGCGTGGCTCCGTTCCGGCGCAGCGCGGCGCGTGTTGGTCGGGGGTACCGACGGACTTTGTCGCCTGACCTTCGCCGGCTTCAACGCCCTGGGTGCCACGGACCCCGAGCCTTGTCGGCCCTTCGACGTTGGTCGCGCGGGCCTGAACCTGGGCGAGGGCGCCGCCTTCCTGGTGATGGAGCTCGAGGAAGAGGCCGTGGCTCGAGACGCGACGGTGCTCGCATGGCTCGACGGCTGGGCCGTGGGCGCGGAAGCGCATCACATCACGCATCCCGAGCCGGGCGGAGCCACGGCGGCGGAGCTCATCGAGCGTGCGCTCCGCTGTGCGGGGCTCGGGCCGCGAGATCTCGACTACGTGAACGCTCACGGCACCGCGACACCTCAGAATGACGTCGCCGAGGCCGCGGCGCTGCGGCGGGCCCTGGGTGAAGAGACACATCGGGTGTGGGTGTCGTCCTCCAAGGCGCAGGTCGGCCATACGCTGGGCGCCGCCGGCGCCGTGGAGGCCGTTTTCTCGGTGCTGGCCCTGGCGCGGGGCGAGATCCCGCCCACCGTTGGGCTCGAGCATCCCGACCCGCAGGCGGACCTCCACTACGTGCGTCACCGCGGCAAGCAGCTTTCGATCCGCTCGGCGCTGTCGAGCTCCTTCGGATTCGGTGGCACCGACAGCGTGTTGGTCTTCACCCATGCGGGGGCCGAATGGCGCGGTGCCGACCCGCGGGCCCGGCGCACGTTGGTCACGGCGCTGTCGAGCATTGGTCCTCTCGGTCGGCTGCGCGGCATCGACAACGCTCTGCTCCTCGCGGACGCCGGCGCCGCACCCGCGGAGCTCGAGGATCCCCTGGCGGCGCTGGACCCCGCGCGCTCGCGTCGCTTCGATCAAGCCTCGGCGCTGGCGACCAGTGGCGCGGAGATGGTGCTCGAGGGACGCGATGGCCGCGGCGTCGGGCTGGTGGTGGGTTCGGCGTTCGGCAACGTGGAGCGATCGGTCCACTTCCTCGAGCGACTGTTCGAGCGCGGTCCGCGCTTCGTGAGCCCTGCGGAGTTCCCGCACCTGGTGCCGTCGGCCCCATCGGGCAACGCATCCATCTACCTGGGCCTCACCGGGCCCGTGCTCGGGGCGGCGCGCCTCTCGGCGTCCGCCGAGGCGAGCGTGTCCATCGCTTGTTCATTTTTGGGTTTGGGCGTCGCGGAAGCGATGGTGGCGGGCGGCGCGGAGCCCCGCGACACGGTGGTGGACCGCGTCCTCGCGCCGCTGCACGTGGACGGCGCGGGCGGTGAGCGGCCTGGCGGTGCCGCGTGCCTCTTGCTCGAAGCGAACGCTCCCGAGGCGTTGGCGGAGGTCGTGCTGTGCCGCGAGCTCTCCCGCGCGACGGAGCTGCCGGATCCTGGCGAGGGCGCCGTGGTGATCACCACCCTGTCCGCCGAACGCCACGACGCCGTCCTCGGCGACGGCGCCTGGGCGGCGGTGCCGCGGCGCGCGCTCCATTCCGGCCTGGGGCGCGCCGAAGCGTCGAGTGGCTACGCTCTCGTCGCCGCTGCCGCCCTGGTGGCGCGAGGGGAGGCGTCGGAAGCGCTGGTGCTGGGCGGCATGCGGAGTGCGGTGATGGCCACCTTGCTGCGGAAGCCCGGGGCGTGA
- a CDS encoding enoyl-CoA hydratase/isomerase family protein produces the protein MGNLVDYDTHHGVAVVTLNDPPVNAYTHEMMKELDDAILEARFDPDVHVIVLTGSGDRYFCCGANIDMLREADQNFKYYFCLHANETLRRLEETPKLSIAALNGHTVGGGLEVAMACDVRIARQGDFKMGLPEVRLGVLPGTGGTQRLTRLIGRARAMQVMIEGEYFSQKQALEWGVVHYLWETRDVETFQAKVRDYAHKFTPPSKASLAVGRIKRAVQAAIDLPIDQGLALERELQAELFASDDAREGLDAYCEKRAPAFRAR, from the coding sequence ATGGGGAATCTCGTCGACTACGACACGCACCACGGCGTAGCGGTCGTGACCCTGAACGACCCGCCGGTCAACGCCTACACCCACGAGATGATGAAGGAGCTCGATGACGCCATCCTGGAGGCGCGTTTCGATCCCGACGTCCACGTGATCGTGCTCACGGGTTCGGGGGACCGCTACTTCTGCTGTGGCGCCAACATCGACATGCTCCGAGAGGCGGACCAGAACTTCAAGTACTACTTCTGCCTGCACGCCAACGAGACCCTGCGTCGCCTGGAAGAGACCCCCAAGCTCAGCATCGCCGCGCTCAACGGACACACCGTGGGAGGCGGCCTCGAGGTCGCCATGGCGTGCGACGTGCGCATCGCGCGGCAGGGGGACTTCAAGATGGGTCTGCCCGAGGTTCGCCTGGGCGTGTTGCCGGGCACCGGCGGCACGCAGCGCTTGACGCGCCTCATCGGCCGGGCTCGCGCCATGCAGGTGATGATCGAGGGAGAGTACTTTTCTCAGAAGCAGGCCCTCGAGTGGGGCGTGGTCCACTACTTGTGGGAGACGCGAGACGTCGAGACCTTCCAGGCGAAGGTGCGGGACTACGCCCACAAGTTCACGCCACCATCCAAGGCGTCGCTGGCGGTCGGTCGCATCAAGCGCGCCGTGCAAGCGGCGATCGATCTACCCATCGATCAAGGCCTCGCCCTGGAACGGGAGCTGCAGGCCGAGCTGTTCGCCAGCGACGACGCCCGCGAAGGGCTCGACGCCTACTGCGAAAAGCGCGCCCCGGCGTTTCGAGCGCGTTAG
- a CDS encoding AAA family ATPase translates to MLVTLFARGHALLVGVPGLAKTLLVSSVARALSLTFGRVQFTPDLLPADITGTDVLNEVEVGGAVRREIRFMAGPIFKNLVLADEINRTPPKTQAALLQAMQERHVTVGGSTHALPDPFQVFATRNPIEQEGTYPLPEAQLDRFLLEVHVGYPTETEEREIARRTTSGAPQEIEPVLDVDELRALGALVPRIPVTDEAVDLAVRLARATRPSAPDAPEEVRQYVRFGAGPRGSQALVLAAKARAAVQGEAAADIEDVRHLVLPALRHRMVLSYRAEADGVRDADVVAAVCQPR, encoded by the coding sequence ATGCTGGTCACGCTCTTTGCCCGAGGCCACGCGCTGCTCGTGGGCGTGCCTGGCCTCGCGAAGACGCTGCTCGTCTCCAGCGTGGCGCGGGCCCTGAGCTTGACCTTCGGGCGCGTGCAGTTCACGCCGGATCTGCTGCCCGCGGACATCACCGGTACCGACGTACTGAACGAGGTGGAAGTGGGCGGCGCGGTGCGCCGAGAGATCCGCTTCATGGCCGGTCCCATCTTCAAGAACCTGGTGCTCGCGGACGAGATCAACCGGACCCCGCCGAAGACCCAGGCGGCCCTGTTGCAGGCGATGCAGGAGCGTCACGTGACGGTGGGCGGCTCGACCCACGCGCTGCCGGATCCGTTTCAGGTGTTCGCCACCCGCAACCCCATCGAGCAAGAGGGCACCTACCCACTTCCGGAGGCGCAGCTCGACCGCTTCTTGCTCGAGGTGCATGTTGGCTACCCGACGGAAACCGAGGAGCGAGAGATCGCTCGCCGCACCACCTCCGGAGCGCCGCAGGAAATCGAGCCCGTGCTCGACGTGGACGAGCTGCGAGCCCTCGGGGCGCTCGTGCCGCGCATCCCCGTCACGGACGAAGCCGTGGATCTCGCCGTGCGGCTCGCCCGGGCCACGCGCCCCAGCGCGCCGGACGCACCAGAAGAGGTGCGCCAGTACGTGCGCTTCGGTGCGGGGCCGCGGGGCAGCCAAGCGTTGGTGCTCGCCGCCAAGGCTCGCGCGGCGGTGCAGGGGGAAGCCGCAGCGGACATCGAGGACGTCCGTCACTTGGTGCTGCCCGCGCTCCGACACCGGATGGTGCTGAGCTACCGCGCGGAGGCCGACGGCGTGCGGGACGCGGACGTGGTGGCGGCAGTGTGTCAACCCAGGTGA
- a CDS encoding RluA family pseudouridine synthase, giving the protein MPGTSRASVQRWIDEGRVHLGGQPCRQKDVGRAGDVIDVDPGPAPPSRAEPDPGVEIDVLFEDAHLVVVNKPAGLVVHPARGHRGGTLVNGLLARPDFRRPPSDPRDPEGALRPGIVQRLDKDTSGVLVVAKDDATREGLKAQLAVHSVERAYLALTVGVPRDGTLDTFHGRHPKSRLRFTSLGDSGRRAVTHVSVIARLAGGRAALVRCRLATGRTHQIRVHLSEQCKTPILADALYGRPLADPDLGAIADALGRQALHAAVLGFVHPITGAELHFEAPVPDDFARARAALSALSR; this is encoded by the coding sequence ATGCCCGGGACTTCCCGCGCGTCCGTACAACGCTGGATCGACGAGGGGCGTGTGCACCTTGGCGGCCAGCCGTGCCGGCAGAAGGACGTGGGTCGCGCCGGCGACGTGATCGACGTGGATCCCGGACCCGCGCCGCCGAGCCGCGCCGAGCCGGATCCAGGCGTCGAGATCGACGTGCTGTTCGAGGACGCGCACCTGGTGGTGGTGAACAAGCCCGCCGGCTTGGTGGTGCACCCGGCGCGGGGCCATCGCGGCGGCACCCTCGTCAATGGCCTCCTGGCCCGACCGGATTTCCGCCGCCCGCCGAGCGATCCCCGAGATCCGGAGGGGGCGCTGCGGCCGGGCATCGTACAGCGGCTGGACAAGGACACCAGCGGCGTTTTGGTGGTGGCCAAGGACGACGCCACCCGCGAAGGGCTCAAGGCGCAGCTCGCCGTGCACAGCGTGGAGCGAGCCTATCTGGCGCTCACCGTGGGCGTGCCACGAGATGGCACGCTCGACACGTTTCACGGTCGCCATCCAAAGTCGCGGCTGCGCTTCACGTCGCTTGGTGACTCCGGTCGTCGTGCCGTCACTCACGTGAGCGTGATCGCGCGACTGGCCGGCGGTCGCGCCGCGCTGGTGCGCTGTCGGCTCGCCACCGGGCGTACGCATCAGATCCGCGTGCACCTGTCCGAGCAGTGCAAGACGCCGATACTGGCCGACGCGCTGTACGGACGTCCGCTCGCGGATCCCGATCTCGGTGCCATTGCGGATGCCCTCGGCCGGCAGGCGCTCCACGCCGCCGTGCTCGGCTTCGTGCATCCCATCACGGGTGCGGAGCTGCATTTCGAGGCGCCGGTGCCGGATGACTTCGCCCGAGCTCGAGCCGCGCTGTCCGCTCTTTCTCGATAG